GTGGGTGCCGACCAGATCGTCGGCGTCGTAGCCGAAGATGCGGCGCGCGGCCGGGTTCGCGGATTCGATGCGCCCGTCCTTGTCGATCACCACCACGCCCTCCTCGAGCTGCGAGACCACGGTGGCGAAGAACTGCTCGGCGCGCTGCTGGGCGGCCTCGGCGGCGCGCTGCGCGGTCAGGTCGTGCACCACGACCTGGTAGGCGAGGTGGTCGTGCCAGGCGGTGAGCACCGAGACGGTCTCGACGTCGACGCGGCCGCCGTCGCAGCGGCGCAGGGTCATCTCGGTGGGCACCGACGCGGTGCCGGCGATGGTGAGACGGCGAATGCGCTCGAGCATGGGTGCCACGGAATCGGGTTCGACGAAGTCCATCACCGATCGGCCGATGACGTCGTCGGGGGTGTCGGCCACGAGCAGGCGCAGTATGGCGGGATTGGCGTAGACGACGGTGCCGCGTTCGTGGACCACGATTCCGTCGGGGCTGTAATCCACCAGGGACCGGTATCGCTGAGCCAGTTGTTCGGCGTCGGCCGGGTCGTTCGCCCGTTCGTTACCCGCCACTTCTCGCACCCCCTGCTCGTCGTTGCAACACCTCGCTGGAGCACGGCACCATGGTCGATATCTGAAAAGTTGCTAGTGCACGTCGCCAACGGTATTGAATGAATCACAGTCCTGCACGGCATCGGCCCGCGATTGGTGATCATTACGGGCAACGGCCCGAGAGGAGCGATGCAAATGCCTGGCACCATTCGTGAACCCGAGACCACAAATCGCCATCAAGATCATATGACGATCGCCGGAATCGGAGCCGTCACCGGGTACGGCTGGGGCCGTGAAACGCTGTGGGAGGGTTTGCTGAGCGGCAAACCCGCCGCCCGGCTCTTCCCAGGGTACGGCCCGGAACGCAACCGCAACGGATGGGTTGCCCGCGTGCCGGAAGGCGGCGATCCGGACTTGCCGGACAGCCGCTACATTCGCGCGCTGATGGGCGCGTCGCGCGAGGCGGTGGCCGACGCGATCGCGCGCGGCTGGCGGCCGGGCCGCACGGTCGGGCTGCTGCACGCCATCGTGCTCGGCAACGTCTCCGAGTGGCGCGACTTCTACACCGTCGACGGCGGGCAGCGGCGCTCCCGCGACTACCTCCGATTACTCCCGTCCACCCCGGTGGCGATGCTGATGAGCGAGTTCGGTTTCCACGGCCCGGCCATGAACGTGACCGCCGCCTGCTCCTCGGCCAATGTCGCCATGATCACCGCGCACATGTGGCTGGACCAGGGGATCGCCGACGACGTGCTGGTGGTGGCGACCGACCTGTCCGGGATTCCGGAGATGGTGCAGCCGTTCGTCTCCCTCGGCGCGGCCGTCGACGACACCGACCCGCTGGACGCCTGCCGTCCGTTCCAGGAGGGTAGCCGCGGCTTCGGCTTCGGTGAGGCGTCGGTCGGATTCGTGGTGACCCGCGACGCCGAGCGGCCGTATGCCGCGGTGCTGGGCGGCGGCATGTCCAACGACGGCCATCACGTGATCTCGGTGGAGCCGTCCTACGAGCAGATCTTCGACTGCGTGCGCCGCGGCCTGGCCGCGGCCGGTGTGCGAGCCGACGAGGTCGCCTGCCTCAACACCCACGGCTCCGGCACCGCGCAATGCGATTCGGCCGAAACCGCTTTGCTGGCACGGCTTTTCGACGATCGCCCGCAGGTGGTCGCGCTCAAACCGCTGGCCGGGCACTGCCAGGCCGCCTCCGCGGGGGTCGAATTGGCCGCCGCCGCACTCGGATACGAACGCGGCCTGCTGGTGTCCTCACCCATTGTCGCCCCCGCGCACCCCCGCCTGGTCGACGGTGTCCAGCACGGTGTGGACGGCATCACCGTCAAGACCGCGCTCGGCATGGGCGGCCACAATTCCGCGGTGGTACTCGGCCCGGTTCGCTGAATGCCCGGTCAGTGCAGGGGCACCGACCAGTGCAGTTTCGTGCCGGTGTCGCTGCCGCTTTCGTCCTCGGCGCTGTCGCTGTTGCCGGTGTGACCGTTGCCGCGCCGGGGATAGACGGCCAGGCGGCCCCCGGATTGTTCGGCGCGGCGGGCGAGATTGGTCAGCCCGCTGGGGGTGATGCCGTCGGGGATGCCGCAGCCGTTGTCGGCGACCACGATGGTGAGATCGTCGGCGACCCCGATGTCGATGGTGATGGTGTCCGCGCCCGAATGCCGGACCGCGTTCGAGACCGCTTCGCGCACAACGGCTTCGGCGTGATCGGCCAGCGCCGGTTCGACCACCGACAGTGGCCCGGTGACATGCATGAGCGCGCGGATCTCGGTGGCGGTGGTCTGCTGTTTGATGGCCCGCTCCAGCCGCTGCCGCAGCCGGGTGCTGTGCCCGTCGCCGCCGTGCAGGTCGAAAATGGAGGTGCGGATCTCCTCCACCACGTCCTGCAGATCGTTGATGGCGTCGGAAAGTCGTTGCTGCACTTCGGGTAGCCGGGCGCGCGGCACGGTGCCCTGCAGCGACAGCCCGATGGCGAACAGTCGCTGGATGACGTGATCGTGCAGGTCGCGGGCGATGCGATCCCGGTCGGTGAGAATGTCGAGCTCGCGCATGCGCCGCTGCGCGACCGCCAATTGCATGGCCAGCGCGGCCTGATCGGTGAAGGCGGCGATCAATTCCACGAGTTCGTCGGTGTAGGGCGCGGATTCGACCGCGCGCAGCGTGATCAACACGCCCAGGGTGGAATCCGGGGTGTGCAGCGGCAGCACCAGCGCCGGCCCGACCCCGGCGAGCGCGGTGCCCAGATCGACGTAGCGGGCGTCGTCGAAACGCAGGGGAGTGCGGGTGGTCAGCGCCTGGCCGACGGCGGTCCCGGTGGCGCGCACCAGCTGCCGGGGCGTCGGCGTCTCACCCGGTCCGGACCATTGCGCCACCACGAGTTCGGCGACCTGTTCGGGCACGTCGTCGGGGTCGACGACGGCCAGCAGCGCCCGCTCGGAGGCGGTGAGTTCGCGCGCGTGCTCGACCACGTGCGCGAGCACCTTGCTGGGTTCGGTGTCGGCGAGGAACTCGGTGGCGATGTCGCGGGTGGCCTCGATCCACGCCTGCCGGGTGCGGGCCTGCTCGTAGAGGCGGGCATTGTCGACGGCGATACCGGCCGCGGCGGCGAGCGCCTGCAACAGCACCTCGTCGTCCTCGGTGAAGGGATGGCCGCCGGATTTCTCGGCCAGATACAGGTTTCCGAAGACCTCGCCGCGAATCCGCACCGGCATGCCCAGCAGGGTATGCATGATCGGATGGTGCTCGGGAAAGCCGACCGCGGCCGGATGACGTGACAGATCGTCCAGCCGCAGCGGTTCGGGCTTGTCGAGCAGCAGCCCCAGCACGCCGTGGCCCTCGGGCAGATCCCCGATCAGCACCCGGGTCTGTTCGTCGACGCCGTGGAAGATGAACTGGCTGAGCTGTTTCTCGTGCCCGCGCACCGCCAGCGCCCCGTAGCGGGCGTCGACCAGGATGGTGGCGGCGCGCACGATGGTGCGCAGGGT
This sequence is a window from Nocardia yunnanensis. Protein-coding genes within it:
- a CDS encoding GAF domain-containing sensor histidine kinase — its product is MHDIPRTGPYSVRETLSQLRLRELLTEVKDRVEQIIDARDRIDGLVEAMLAVTSGLDLDQTLRTIVRAATILVDARYGALAVRGHEKQLSQFIFHGVDEQTRVLIGDLPEGHGVLGLLLDKPEPLRLDDLSRHPAAVGFPEHHPIMHTLLGMPVRIRGEVFGNLYLAEKSGGHPFTEDDEVLLQALAAAAGIAVDNARLYEQARTRQAWIEATRDIATEFLADTEPSKVLAHVVEHARELTASERALLAVVDPDDVPEQVAELVVAQWSGPGETPTPRQLVRATGTAVGQALTTRTPLRFDDARYVDLGTALAGVGPALVLPLHTPDSTLGVLITLRAVESAPYTDELVELIAAFTDQAALAMQLAVAQRRMRELDILTDRDRIARDLHDHVIQRLFAIGLSLQGTVPRARLPEVQQRLSDAINDLQDVVEEIRTSIFDLHGGDGHSTRLRQRLERAIKQQTTATEIRALMHVTGPLSVVEPALADHAEAVVREAVSNAVRHSGADTITIDIGVADDLTIVVADNGCGIPDGITPSGLTNLARRAEQSGGRLAVYPRRGNGHTGNSDSAEDESGSDTGTKLHWSVPLH
- a CDS encoding beta-ketoacyl synthase N-terminal-like domain-containing protein; its protein translation is MTIAGIGAVTGYGWGRETLWEGLLSGKPAARLFPGYGPERNRNGWVARVPEGGDPDLPDSRYIRALMGASREAVADAIARGWRPGRTVGLLHAIVLGNVSEWRDFYTVDGGQRRSRDYLRLLPSTPVAMLMSEFGFHGPAMNVTAACSSANVAMITAHMWLDQGIADDVLVVATDLSGIPEMVQPFVSLGAAVDDTDPLDACRPFQEGSRGFGFGEASVGFVVTRDAERPYAAVLGGGMSNDGHHVISVEPSYEQIFDCVRRGLAAAGVRADEVACLNTHGSGTAQCDSAETALLARLFDDRPQVVALKPLAGHCQAASAGVELAAAALGYERGLLVSSPIVAPAHPRLVDGVQHGVDGITVKTALGMGGHNSAVVLGPVR